A window of the Helianthus annuus cultivar XRQ/B chromosome 4, HanXRQr2.0-SUNRISE, whole genome shotgun sequence genome harbors these coding sequences:
- the LOC110899061 gene encoding CLIP-associated protein, which translates to MEEALEMARSKDTKERMAGVERLHELLEASRKSLTSTEVTSLVDCCLDLLKDNNFRVSQGGLQALDSAAVLSGEHLKLHFNALVPATVERLGDAKQPVRDAARRLLLTLMQVSSPTLIVERAGSNAWNHKSWRVREEFAKTVTSAIGLFASTELPLQRAILPSILKMLYDPNPGVREAAILCIEEMYAQIGPQFREELMRHQLPSSMVKDINARLERIEPKQRSADIRVNTYAPAAVKLSNHNPKRSSPKAKTSSREVSLFGGESDITEKPIDPIKVYTEKELIREFEKIASTLVPEKDWSLRIGALQRVEGLVLGGATDYPSFRGLLKQLVGPLTTQLADRRSSIVKQACHLLNFLSKELLGDFESFAEIFIPALFKLVVITVLVIAESSDNCIKTMLRNCKVARILPRVAETAKHDRSSILRARCCEYALLILEYWADAPEIQRSADLYEDLIKCCVGDAMSEVRSTARACYRMFSKTWPERSRRLFSSFDPVIQRIINEEDGGIHRRHASPSLRDRNPQTSVSTHNSSSSNLAGYGTSAIVAMDRNASLPSVTSHSSGLYSSQSKPANKSTERSLESMLHSSKQKVTAIESMLRGLDSGRVRSSSLDLGVDPPSSRDPPFPLAAPASNSLASSLSLDSTASGITKPNNRSGGLVLSDIITQIQASRDSAKSSYHGNLRNETLSSLSSYSARRAPEKHLERSSFEDHNEIREARRSVNLHTDKHYLETPYRDSHSHNSHHVPNFQRPLSRKNVTGRMTSTRRRSFDESQFSPGEMSTYTEGPTSLYDALSDGLKSGADWNAKVSAFNYLRSLLQQGPKGVQEVTQSFEKVMKLYFLHLDDPHHKVAQAALTSLADIIPACRKPFESYMERILPHVFSRLIDPKELVRQPCSTVLEIVGKTYGVDSLLPALLRSLDEQRSPKAKLAVIEFAIVSFNKHAVNSEGAGNIGILKLWLAKLAPLVHDKNTKLKETAITCIISVYTHFDSTSVLNYILSLSVEEQNSLRRALKQHTPRIEVDLMNYLQQKKDRQRSKSSYDPYDVVGTSSEEGYVPVSKKTPMFGRYSGSSVDSDGGKKWVSGPTQELIQITRDDNLYQGLDIGSNNGGHGSNDKDNVASWSIQSDNLEGNSNTEVNLNSNSTPRLNGLVSSDIQLDDSTTDLELSLSKLAALKINSSPDTKPSIPQILHVISNGTDECSTTTKRTALQQLIDASAANDSSVWTKYFNQILMVVLEVLDDPDSSIRELALSLVAEMLKNQRDAMEDSIEIVIEKLLNLTKDIIPKVSNEAEHCLTVILSQHDPFRCLSVIVPLLVTEDEKTLVTCINCLTKLVGRLSQEELMGQLQSFLPALFDAFGNQSADVRKTVVFCLVDIYIMLGKAFLPYLEGLNSTQLRLVTIYANRISQARTGTPIQD; encoded by the exons ATGGAAGAAGCTCTCGAAATGGCACGCTCAAAGGACACGAAAGAGAGAATGGCCGGAGTAGAGAGACTTCACGAACTTCTAGAAGCTTCTAGAAAGAGTTTAACCTCCACTGAAGTCACATCTCTTGTCGATTGCTGCTTAGATCTCTTGAAAGACAACAATTTTAGGGTTTCGCAAGGAGGTTTACAGGCGCTTGACTCTGCTGCCGTTTTGTCTGGTGAACACTTGAAGCTTCATTTTAATGCGCTTGTTCCGGCTACTGTTGAGCGCCTTGGAGACGCTAAGCAGCCGGTTCGTGATGCCGCCAGGCGTTTGTTGCTTACTCTCATGCAG GTCTCTTCTCCAACTCTTATTGTTGAAAGAGCTGGTTCTAATGCTTGGAATCACAAAAGCTGGAGAGTTAGAGAAGAGTTTGCAAAAACTGTCACATCTGCCATTGGTTTATTTGCATCTACAGAGCTACCCTTGCAACGTGCGATTCTTCCTTCT ATATTAAAGATGTTATATGACCCTAATCCAGGTGTGAGAGAAGCCGCTATTTTGTGCATCGAG GAGATGTATGCTCAAATTGGGCCTCAGTTCCGCGAAGAACTCATGCGCCATCAGCTTCCGTCATCAATG GTAAAGGATATTAACGCCCGACTTGAAAGAATTGAACCAAAACAACGTTCCGCAGATATCCGAGTTAATACTTATGCTCCTGCTGCTGTCAAGCTTTCTAATCATAATCCCAAAAGAAGCAGCCCAAAGGCCAAGACATCCTCTCGTGAAGTGTCCCTTTTTGGAG GGGAATCTGATATTACGGAAAAGCCCATAGACCCAATCAAAGTGTATACAGAAAAGGAATTAATCCGTGAGTTCGAAAAGATCGCTTCAACTCTTGTTCCCGAGAAAGATTGGTCCCTCCGCATTGGAGCCCTGCAAAGGGTTGAAGGCCTTGTTCTTGGAG GTGCAACTGATTATCCATCTTTTCGCGGACTTTTAAAGCAGCTTGTTGGTCCTCTAACTACTCAGTTGGCTGATAGAAGATCTAGCATAGTTAAGCAG GCTTGTCACTTATTGAACTTTCTATCCAAAGAGCTGTTAGGAGATTTTGAGTCATTTGCAGAGATTTTCATACCT GCTCTTTTCAAACTTGTCGTGATAACCGTACTTGTAATTGCAGAATCTTCGGATAACTGCATAAAAACG ATGTTGCGTAACTGTAAAGTTGCTCGAATACTTCCTCGTGTGGCTGAAACTGCAAAACATGACCGGAGTTCAATACTCCGTGCGAG ATGCTGTGAATATGCATTGTTGATACTCGAATATTGGGCTGATGCACCTGAGATACAACGGTCGGCCGACCTTTATGAAGACCTTATCAAATGTTGTGTGGGAGATGCAATGAGCGAG GTGCGTTCAACCGCTAGAGCATGCTACCGTATGTTCTCAAAAACATGGCCCGAGCGTTCCCGCCGCTTATTTTCATCGTTCGATCCCGTCATTCAAAGG ATAATAAATGAAGAGGATGGTGGCATTCACCGGCGGCATGCGTCACCATCACTTCGTGACAGGAACCCACAAACATCGGTCAGTACTCATAATTCATCTTCTTCAAATCTAGCTGGATATGGTACTTCAGCCATTGTTGCAATGGACAGAAACGCAAGTTTACCATCGGTAACCTCTCACTCATCCGGCCTTTATTCTTCGCAATCAAAGCCTGCTAACAAGAGTACAGAACGTAGCTTAGAAAGCATGTTGCATTCTAGCAAACAAAAGGTTACAGCCATTGAAAGCATGCTTAGAGGTCTAGATTCCGGTAGAGTTAGATCATCAAGTCTTGATCTAG GAGTAGACCCACCTTCATCTCGTGACCCGCCATTCCCGCTTGCTGCTCCTGCTTCAAATAGTCTCGCCAGTTCACTATCATTAGACTCGACCGCTTCTGGTATTACGAAACCTAACAATCGTAGTGGCGGGTTGGTGTTGTCCGACATCATCACTCAGATTCAGGCTTCACGTGATTCCGCTAAAAGTTCGTATCATGGTAATCTCAGGAATGAAACTCTGTCATCACTTTCATCTTACTCAGCAAGACGAGCCCCTGAAAAACATCTGGAAAGAAGCTCTTTTGAAGATCATAACGAAATTAGAGAGGCCCGAAGATCGGTTAATTTGCATACAGATAAGCATTATTTAGAGACGCCTTACAGAGATTCACACTCGCACAATAGTCATCATGTACCTAATTTTCAGAGACCATTATCGAGAAAAAATGTAACCGGGAGAATGACTTCAACCAGGAGAAGAAGCTTTGATGAGAGTCAATTTTCGCCTGGAGAAATGTCAACTTATACAGAGGGTCCCACTTCTCTTTACGATGCTTTAAGTGATGGTCTTAAATCTGGTGCTGATTGGAACGCGAAAGTTTCGGCATTTAATTATCTTCGTTCATTACTCCAGCAAGGCCCGAAAGGAGTTCAAGAAGTTACACAAAGTTTCGAAAAAGTAATGAAGTTATATTTCCTACATTTAGATGATCCACACCATAAAGTGGCACAAGCAGCTCTGACATCACTTGCTGACATCATCCCAGCTTGTAGAAAACCGTTTGAAAGTTACATGGAGAGAATATTACCACATGTGTTCTCTCGGTTAATCGATCCAAAGGAATTAGTCAGGCAACCATGTTCAACCGTATTAGAAATTGTCGGCAAAACGTATGGCGTTGATTCACTGCTGCCAGCTTTGCTTCGTTCTTTAGATGAACAAAGATCCCCTAAAGCAAAACTTGCTGTAATCGAGTTTGCAATCGTTTCATTTAACAAACACGCGGTAAATTCCGAGGGTGCTGGGAATATTGGGATCTTGAAACTATGGCTTGCTAAATTAGCACCACTGGTTCACGACAAAAACACAAAGTTAAAGGAAACAGCTATAACGTGTATCATATCTGTTTACACTCACTTTGATTCAACATCTGTTTTGAATTACATTCTTAGTTTATCCGTTGAAGAACAGAATTCTTTAAGGCGAGCGCTTAAGCAACATACACCCCGTATAGAAGTTGACTTAATGAATTACCTGCAGCAGAAGAAAGACAGACAACGGTCCAAATCATCTTACGATCCATACGATGTTGTTGGGACTTCTTCTGAAGAAGGATATGTTCCAGTGTCGAAAAAGACTCCTATGTTCGGAAGGTATTCTGGTAGTTCTGTTGATAGTGATGGTGGTAAGAAATGGGTTTCGGGTCCCACCCAAGAATTGATCCAGATCACTAGAGACGATAATTTATATCAGGGTCTTGATATTGGCTCCAATAATGGTGGACATGGTTCAAATGACAAGGATAACGTGGCATCATGGTCCATTCAATCGGACAATTTGGAGGGAAATAGTAACACGGAggttaatttaaattcaaattcaACACCGCGGCTCAATGGACTTGTGAGCTCGGATATCCAACTGGATGATTCGACAACTGATTTGGAACTTAGCCTTTCAAAACTTGCGGCTTTAAAGATCAATTCATCTCCTGATACTAAACCGAGCATCCCTCAAATCCTTCATGTA ATTTCTAATGGTACCGATGAATGTTCTACGACAACCAAGCGTACTGCACTTCAGCAGTTAATTGATGCTTCTGCGGCCAATGATTCTTCCGTATGGACCAAG TACTTTAATCAAATTTTGATGGTCGTACTTGAGGTTTTGGACGACCCTGATTCATCGATTCGAGAGCTTGCTCTTTCATTAGTAGCTGAAATGTTGAAGAAccag AGAGATGCCATGGAAGATTCTATTGAGATTGTAATTGAAAAATTATTAAATCTTACAAAGGACATAATCCCGAAG GTGTCAAATGAAGCAGAACATTGCTTAACTGTTATTTTGTCTCAACACGATCCCTTCAGATGTTTAAGT GTTATCGTCCCATTATTGGTAACCGAAGATGAGAAAACTCTTGTTACGTGTATCAACTGTTTGACAAAG CTTGTGGGTCGGCTTTCCCAGGAGGAACTAATGGGCCAGTTACAATCGTTTTTGCCTGCTCTTTTTGACGCTTTTGGTAACCAGAGTGCCGACGTTCGCAAG ACGGTTGTTTTTTGTCTGGTGGATATCTACATAATGCTTGGAAAAGCGTTTTTGCCATATTTGGAAGGACTAAATAGCACACAGTTGAGGTTAGTAACGATATATGCAAACCGTATATCACAAGCAAGGACTGGGACTCCTATCCAAGATTAG